Proteins encoded together in one Balearica regulorum gibbericeps isolate bBalReg1 chromosome 3, bBalReg1.pri, whole genome shotgun sequence window:
- the LRRC73 gene encoding leucine-rich repeat-containing protein 73, producing the protein MLPGSIQISGEALSGAEIRDICESLRENSVRLLSLRGCQLSERDFGHVCRAAAESRSLAQLNLNLGIVSNINRVKQLAEALKTNRSVQSLFLHGSPLTDAGLALLNPALSIHPSLVALDLGDCMLGDEGINLICGLLPPDGAKSGLKELTLSANPGVTSKGWGRLAIAVAHSSQLRVLNLDYNPLGDQVAGMLAVAVASSRTLEVLDLEGTGLTNQSAQTLLDMVENYPTALRTLILAENNISPELQQQISDLLSEGEEEEEMEAREVTAREKNPWICQNNSSSQMVLMTSGLGDSLLAETEM; encoded by the exons ATGCTGCCGGGCTCCATCCAGATCTCCGGGGAGGCACTGTCGGGGGCGGAGATCCGGGACATCTGCGAGAGCCTGCGGGAGAACTCGGTGCGGCTGCTGTCGCTGCGGGGCTGCCAGCTCTCCGAGCGGGACTTCGGGCACGTCTGCCGGGCGGCGGCCGAGTCCCGCTCCCTGGCCCAGCTCAACCTCAACCTGGGCATCGTCTCCAACATCAACCGCGTCAAGCAGCTGGCCGAGGCCCTGAAGACAAACCGCTCCGTCCAGTCCCTCTT CCTCCATGGGAGTCCCCTGACAGATGCAGGCTTGGCCCTCCTCAACCCTGCTCTCTCCATCCACCCCTCACTGGTGGCTCTGGATCTAGGAGACTGCATGCTGGGTGATGAAGGCATCAACCTTATCTGTGGGCTTCTGCCACCTGACGGGGCCAAGTCCG gcCTCAAAGAGCTAACGCTGAGCGCCAACCCAGGTGTCACAAGCAAAGGCTGGGGACGCCTGGCCATTGCAGTGGCTCACAGCTCACAGCTCCGTGTGCTGAACCTGGACTACAACCCCCTAG GTGACCAGGTAGCAGGGATGCTTGCCGTTGCTGTGGCCTCCAGTCGAACCCTTGAAGTTCTGGACTTGGAGGGAACAGGACTTACCAACCAGTCAGCCCAG ACCTTGCTGGACATGGTAGAGAATTACCCCACAGCCCTACGGACACTCATCCTGGCAGAGAACAACATTAGTCccgagctgcagcagcagatctcTGACCTGCTCTCAgagggtgaggaagaggaggagatggaggctCGTGAAGTCACGGCCAGGGAGAAGAACCCCTGGATCTGCCAGAACA ATTCCAGCTCCCAGATGGTCCTGATGACGTCAGGTCTGGGTGACAGCCTCttagcagaaacagaaatgtag
- the YIPF3 gene encoding protein YIPF3: MSAPGAAAGGRSGTAADWGGFEDNMQGGGSAVIDMENMDDTSGSSFEDMGEMHQRMKEEEEEEAAEGEAGAAEEEDGEFLGMKGLRGQLGRQVADQMWQVGKRQASRAFSLYANIDILRPYFDVEPVQVRTRLLESMIPVKMINFPQKIAGELYGPLMLVFTLVAILLHGMKTSDTIIREGTLMGTAIGTCFGYWLGVSSFIYFLAYLCNAQITMVQMLSLLGYGLFGHCITLFVTYNIHFHSLFYIFWLGVGGLSTLRMVAVLVSRTVGHTQRLILCGTLAALHMLFLLYLHFAYHKVVEGILDTLEGPNMPPFQRVARDIPVVSNAVLNTTAKAIALTL, from the exons ATGTCCGCgccgggggcggcggccggCGGCAGGAGCGGCACCGCCGCCGACTGGGGCGGCTTCGAGGACAACATGCAG GGTGGCGGCTCCGCCGTAATTGACATGGAAAACATGGACGACACGTCCGGCTCTAGCTTCGAGGACATGGGCGAGATGCACCAGCGcatgaaggaggaagaggaggaggaggcagcggaGGGCGAGGCGGGGGCTGCCGAGGAGGAGGACGGGGAATTCCTGGGCATGAAGGGGCTGCGGGggcagctgggcaggcaggtggcTGACCAG ATGTGGCAGGTGGGGAAGAGGCAAGCCTCCAGGGCCTTCAGCCTCTACGCCAACATCGACATCCTCCGGCCTTACTTTGACGTGGAGCCTGTCCAAGTGCGCACCAG ACTGCTGGAGTCCATGATTCCTGTGAAGATGATTAATTTCCCACAG AAGATTGCAGGCGAGCTGTATGGACCCCTCATGCTGGTTTTCACACTAGTGGCCATCCTTTTGCATGGGATGAAGACCTCGGACACCATCATT AGGGAAGGCACACTGATGGGCACAGCTATTGGCACCTGCTTCGGTTACTGGTTGGGTGTCTCCTCTTTCATCTATTTCCTGGCATATCTGTGCAATGCCCAAATCACGATGGTGCAGATGCTGTCACTGTTG ggCTACGGTCTTTTTGGACACTGCATCACTCTCTTTGTCACCTATAATATCCACTTCCACTCCCTCTTCTATATCTTCTGGTTGGGTGTTGGCGGACTCTCTACACTACGAATG GTTGCAGTGTTGGTGTCACGCACCGTGGGGCATACCCAGCGGCTCATCCTGTGTGGAACCCTTGCTGCTCTGCATATGCTTTTCCTCCTCTATCTGCACTTTGCTTATCACAAGGTGGTAGAAG GTATCCTGGACACGTTGGAAGGACCCAACATGCCGCCCTTTCAGAGAGTTGCCCGAGACATTCCAGTTGTTTCCAATGCTGTATTGAACACAACAGCCAAAGCCATTGCATTGACCCTGTAG
- the POLR1C gene encoding DNA-directed RNA polymerases I and III subunit RPAC1 isoform X2, translating into MAAERGTDEMRDRVVLGEFGVRNVHTTDFPGNYPGYEDAWDQRRFEEAFRVDIIREEEGALEFDMVGIDAAIANAFRRILLAEVPTMAVEKVFVYNNTSIVQDEILAHRLGLIPILADPRLFEYRNQGDEEGTEIDTLQFQLKIKCSRNPRAAKESSDPNELYFNHKVYSKHMTWVPLGNQTELFPDADFRPVHDDILIALLRPGQEIDVLMHCVKGIGKDHAKFSPVATASYRLLPDITLLQPIEDEAAEVLQKCFSPGVIEIQNIKGKKVARVANARLDTFSREVFRHEGLKNLVRLARVRNHYIFSVESTGILPPDVLVSEAIKILMGKCQRFLNELDSVPME; encoded by the exons atGGCGGCCGAGAGGGGCACCGACGAGATGCGGGACCGCGTGGTGCTGGGCGAGTTCGGCGTCCGCAAC GTCCACACCACCGACTTCCCCGGCAACTACCCCGGCTACGAGGACGCCTGGGACCAGCGGCGCTTCGAGGAG GCGTTCCGCGTGGACATAATCCGCGAGGAGGAGGGCGCGCTGGAGTTCGACATGGTGGGCATCGACGCCGCCATCGCCAACGCCTTCCGCCGCATCCTGCTCGCCGAG GTGCCAACGATGGCTGTAGAGAAAGTCTTTGTGTACAACAACACATCCATTGTGCAGGATGAAATTCTGGCTCATCGCTTGGGCCTCATCCCTATCCTAGCTGACCCTCGACTCTTCGAATATAGAAACCAAG gAGATGAAGAAGGCACAGAAATTGATACTCTGCAGttccagctgaaaataaaatgtagccGAAACCCTCGTGCAGCCAAGGAATCATCTGATCCTAATGAACTATATTTCAATCACAAAG TGTACAGTAAACATATGACATGGGTGCCCTTGGGGAATCAGACAGAGCTCTTTCCAGATGCTGACTTCCGACCTGTTCATGATGACATCCTCATCGCACTATTGCGACCTGGCCAGGAAATAGATGTGCTTATGCATTGTGTCAAAGGTATAG GTAAAGATCATGCCAAGTTTTCTCCTGTGGCCACGGCTAGTTATCGACTGCTTCCTGACATTACTCTCCTGCAGCCTATTGAGGATGAGGCAGCTGAGGTGTTGCAGAAGTGCTTTTCCCCTGGAGTCATTGAGATCCAGAACATCAAAg GAAAAAAGGTGGCAAGAGTAGCCAATGCACGGTTGGACACTTTCAGCAGAGAAGTTTTCCGTCACGAGGGTCTGAAAAACCTTGTGCGCCTGGCAAGAGTGCGAAACCATTACATCT TTTCAGTGGAGTCCACGGGTATCTTGCCTCCAGATGTGCTGGTGAGCGAAGCCATCAAGATCCTGATGGGAAAGTGTCAGCGCTTCCTGAATGAGCTGGACTCTGTGCCTATGGAGTGA
- the POLR1C gene encoding DNA-directed RNA polymerases I and III subunit RPAC1 isoform X3, protein MAAERGTDEMRDRVVLGEFGVRNVHTTDFPGNYPGYEDAWDQRRFEEVPTMAVEKVFVYNNTSIVQDEILAHRLGLIPILADPRLFEYRNQGDEEGTEIDTLQFQLKIKCSRNPRAAKESSDPNELYFNHKVYSKHMTWVPLGNQTELFPDADFRPVHDDILIALLRPGQEIDVLMHCVKGIGKDHAKFSPVATASYRLLPDITLLQPIEDEAAEVLQKCFSPGVIEIQNIKGKKVARVANARLDTFSREVFRHEGLKNLVRLARVRNHYIFKDFSASHTALPMRRRGAPKKLGRNTARTADPNWPKGYSIPSGIMLSM, encoded by the exons atGGCGGCCGAGAGGGGCACCGACGAGATGCGGGACCGCGTGGTGCTGGGCGAGTTCGGCGTCCGCAAC GTCCACACCACCGACTTCCCCGGCAACTACCCCGGCTACGAGGACGCCTGGGACCAGCGGCGCTTCGAGGAG GTGCCAACGATGGCTGTAGAGAAAGTCTTTGTGTACAACAACACATCCATTGTGCAGGATGAAATTCTGGCTCATCGCTTGGGCCTCATCCCTATCCTAGCTGACCCTCGACTCTTCGAATATAGAAACCAAG gAGATGAAGAAGGCACAGAAATTGATACTCTGCAGttccagctgaaaataaaatgtagccGAAACCCTCGTGCAGCCAAGGAATCATCTGATCCTAATGAACTATATTTCAATCACAAAG TGTACAGTAAACATATGACATGGGTGCCCTTGGGGAATCAGACAGAGCTCTTTCCAGATGCTGACTTCCGACCTGTTCATGATGACATCCTCATCGCACTATTGCGACCTGGCCAGGAAATAGATGTGCTTATGCATTGTGTCAAAGGTATAG GTAAAGATCATGCCAAGTTTTCTCCTGTGGCCACGGCTAGTTATCGACTGCTTCCTGACATTACTCTCCTGCAGCCTATTGAGGATGAGGCAGCTGAGGTGTTGCAGAAGTGCTTTTCCCCTGGAGTCATTGAGATCCAGAACATCAAAg GAAAAAAGGTGGCAAGAGTAGCCAATGCACGGTTGGACACTTTCAGCAGAGAAGTTTTCCGTCACGAGGGTCTGAAAAACCTTGTGCGCCTGGCAAGAGTGCGAAACCATTACATCT tcaaggacttttcagcttctcatactgccctgccaatgagaaggcgggGAGCACCCAAGAAGCTAGGaaggaacacagccaggacagctgacccaaactggccaaagggatattccataccatctggcatcatgctcagtatgtaa
- the POLR1C gene encoding DNA-directed RNA polymerases I and III subunit RPAC1 isoform X4, translated as MAAERGTDEMRDRVVLGEFGVRNVHTTDFPGNYPGYEDAWDQRRFEEVPTMAVEKVFVYNNTSIVQDEILAHRLGLIPILADPRLFEYRNQGDEEGTEIDTLQFQLKIKCSRNPRAAKESSDPNELYFNHKVYSKHMTWVPLGNQTELFPDADFRPVHDDILIALLRPGQEIDVLMHCVKGIGKDHAKFSPVATASYRLLPDITLLQPIEDEAAEVLQKCFSPGVIEIQNIKGKKVARVANARLDTFSREVFRHEGLKNLVRLARVRNHYIFSVESTGILPPDVLVSEAIKILMGKCQRFLNELDSVPME; from the exons atGGCGGCCGAGAGGGGCACCGACGAGATGCGGGACCGCGTGGTGCTGGGCGAGTTCGGCGTCCGCAAC GTCCACACCACCGACTTCCCCGGCAACTACCCCGGCTACGAGGACGCCTGGGACCAGCGGCGCTTCGAGGAG GTGCCAACGATGGCTGTAGAGAAAGTCTTTGTGTACAACAACACATCCATTGTGCAGGATGAAATTCTGGCTCATCGCTTGGGCCTCATCCCTATCCTAGCTGACCCTCGACTCTTCGAATATAGAAACCAAG gAGATGAAGAAGGCACAGAAATTGATACTCTGCAGttccagctgaaaataaaatgtagccGAAACCCTCGTGCAGCCAAGGAATCATCTGATCCTAATGAACTATATTTCAATCACAAAG TGTACAGTAAACATATGACATGGGTGCCCTTGGGGAATCAGACAGAGCTCTTTCCAGATGCTGACTTCCGACCTGTTCATGATGACATCCTCATCGCACTATTGCGACCTGGCCAGGAAATAGATGTGCTTATGCATTGTGTCAAAGGTATAG GTAAAGATCATGCCAAGTTTTCTCCTGTGGCCACGGCTAGTTATCGACTGCTTCCTGACATTACTCTCCTGCAGCCTATTGAGGATGAGGCAGCTGAGGTGTTGCAGAAGTGCTTTTCCCCTGGAGTCATTGAGATCCAGAACATCAAAg GAAAAAAGGTGGCAAGAGTAGCCAATGCACGGTTGGACACTTTCAGCAGAGAAGTTTTCCGTCACGAGGGTCTGAAAAACCTTGTGCGCCTGGCAAGAGTGCGAAACCATTACATCT TTTCAGTGGAGTCCACGGGTATCTTGCCTCCAGATGTGCTGGTGAGCGAAGCCATCAAGATCCTGATGGGAAAGTGTCAGCGCTTCCTGAATGAGCTGGACTCTGTGCCTATGGAGTGA
- the POLR1C gene encoding DNA-directed RNA polymerases I and III subunit RPAC1 isoform X1, protein MAAERGTDEMRDRVVLGEFGVRNVHTTDFPGNYPGYEDAWDQRRFEEAFRVDIIREEEGALEFDMVGIDAAIANAFRRILLAEVPTMAVEKVFVYNNTSIVQDEILAHRLGLIPILADPRLFEYRNQGDEEGTEIDTLQFQLKIKCSRNPRAAKESSDPNELYFNHKVYSKHMTWVPLGNQTELFPDADFRPVHDDILIALLRPGQEIDVLMHCVKGIGKDHAKFSPVATASYRLLPDITLLQPIEDEAAEVLQKCFSPGVIEIQNIKGKKVARVANARLDTFSREVFRHEGLKNLVRLARVRNHYIFKDFSASHTALPMRRRGAPKKLGRNTARTADPNWPKGYSIPSGIMLSM, encoded by the exons atGGCGGCCGAGAGGGGCACCGACGAGATGCGGGACCGCGTGGTGCTGGGCGAGTTCGGCGTCCGCAAC GTCCACACCACCGACTTCCCCGGCAACTACCCCGGCTACGAGGACGCCTGGGACCAGCGGCGCTTCGAGGAG GCGTTCCGCGTGGACATAATCCGCGAGGAGGAGGGCGCGCTGGAGTTCGACATGGTGGGCATCGACGCCGCCATCGCCAACGCCTTCCGCCGCATCCTGCTCGCCGAG GTGCCAACGATGGCTGTAGAGAAAGTCTTTGTGTACAACAACACATCCATTGTGCAGGATGAAATTCTGGCTCATCGCTTGGGCCTCATCCCTATCCTAGCTGACCCTCGACTCTTCGAATATAGAAACCAAG gAGATGAAGAAGGCACAGAAATTGATACTCTGCAGttccagctgaaaataaaatgtagccGAAACCCTCGTGCAGCCAAGGAATCATCTGATCCTAATGAACTATATTTCAATCACAAAG TGTACAGTAAACATATGACATGGGTGCCCTTGGGGAATCAGACAGAGCTCTTTCCAGATGCTGACTTCCGACCTGTTCATGATGACATCCTCATCGCACTATTGCGACCTGGCCAGGAAATAGATGTGCTTATGCATTGTGTCAAAGGTATAG GTAAAGATCATGCCAAGTTTTCTCCTGTGGCCACGGCTAGTTATCGACTGCTTCCTGACATTACTCTCCTGCAGCCTATTGAGGATGAGGCAGCTGAGGTGTTGCAGAAGTGCTTTTCCCCTGGAGTCATTGAGATCCAGAACATCAAAg GAAAAAAGGTGGCAAGAGTAGCCAATGCACGGTTGGACACTTTCAGCAGAGAAGTTTTCCGTCACGAGGGTCTGAAAAACCTTGTGCGCCTGGCAAGAGTGCGAAACCATTACATCT tcaaggacttttcagcttctcatactgccctgccaatgagaaggcgggGAGCACCCAAGAAGCTAGGaaggaacacagccaggacagctgacccaaactggccaaagggatattccataccatctggcatcatgctcagtatgtaa